ttgcgatttagatcaaaacacttgggtgaacttttggaatcatggaaatagaatgtttattctaattatatagttagaatataaataatagtgggcactttgaatacagtgttgtttgacatgacaacgaatgaaaattCCATGgacgagttattgtgacagggtaggaaccaaagtgataTTCAGTATTTCCTAGGGGCCCcgataatctttggctacattcatgtagccaacatattcatgcctcgcctattcctctttgatttagaagatactgttgcacaaacaacatactGATTTAAGCCTCCACAAGCACTGGTATCaggcttagctagctacatttgctctgactcagtacttttattagctagttagctagccagctaacacgATTTAGTgtctttcaaaatgtctcaatactgcccccgagcctcaACAGGTTACTGTTGAGGCTCGGGgccagtattgagacattttgaaaaaaatatgtgcccatttttaactgcctcctacaccaactcagaagctaggatatgcatattattaacacattcggatagaaaacactctgaattttctaaaacagtttgaatggtgtctgtaagtataacaaaactcatattgcaggcaaaaacctgtgaaaaatagattaaaaaaaaattgaattttgtgactgtactatttagtgtcattgttttatagataccatagtgagaaaggattcatttcgcaacacctacggcttccactagatgtcaacgatctttataaagttgtttgaagcgtctatgatgaacagagaccggatggcaatgaagagaagttgacctccctgggatgtcgtcacttcattattggctgcacctgcgcaatcatgtgatgcgatacatttttcaaagacgtttttcaagacacaggagaggtcgggttgaaacattactgatgtttcacgttaaaaatggctctaaagattgatgctaaacaacgtttgacatgtttgaacaatgtaaatagattatttttttacttttcgccgtgaatccccccgcgctacttttttagtagcctaccgagcgctaacaacatggaacaacttggagttatttggacatcaattatgaactttgtcaaaagaaaccacatttgtagtggacctgggatttctagaagtgccaatggatgaagataatcaaaggtaagggaatattgacaatagtaattttgatattacatggttacatatggtgctaacctgtatagcctagcctattgttcttagcacagcacccggtttattgcaaattgtgatttcccagtaaagttattttgaaatctggcattgcagtagcatttacgaaatgttaaactatgaatatttgaatgacaataatataatttaccaatgttatcgaatagtaattttgtgatttgtaacgttgttcaccggaagcatttgagagaaaaaaatctgattttcaccgcttcggtaaaatgctgtttttggatataaatatcaacttgatggaacaaaaaatgcatgtattgtgtaacataatgtcttaggagtgtcatctgaggaagattgtcaaaggttggtgtataattctagctggttatccgcttatggtgacgcctgtgtttgaattgacaaaacattacacacagctattttcaatgtactctcctaacataacctaactttatgctttcgccgtaaagcctctttgaaatcggacaatgtggttggatttaggagatgtttatctttcaaattgtgagaaatagttgattgtttgagaaattgaaattattagattcttgcagtttttgaatttcccgccgtggtctcttgacaatgaatcccgatatcgggataagatccccaacaggtttttaacttgctaagaaaatacaaaatagctgtttgcagatgtaagaaacacaaactaatattgtaattatagaacgcttgtggatttatattaagatcaaagtggaaacaatatcgttgtcatcaacattgttgcatgtgctgcattgaccatgcagactgaacgaaaGTGTCTGgtggtcaagcaacaacaaatgcgctccttgagtgacagggggtgggactaggtctgtgtggaaagcgtcatggagagagagagcggagggggataactcaagtagcggagtaaactatacaaatggacgttacacacgacggcgtatcacatttaacaaaccaaacattcaaataccctTATAGAAGGTAACCCAAAACGGTCGGTGCATCCATACCGGAATAgagtaaaatacggtataccgcccagcccgaGACTATAATATCGTAAATAAGCAAAAAAATTGCAGTCTGGAATCTAATCATTAATGGCGCAAAGcgattatatacactaccgttcaaaagtttagggtcacttagaaatgtcctagtttttgaaggaaaagcacatttttttggtccattaaaataacatcaaattgatcagaaatacagtgtagagattgttaatgttgtaaatgactattgtagctggaaatggctgattttaatggaatatctacataggcatacagaggcccattatcagcaaccgtcactcctgtgttccaatggcagctAATCGAAGTTTAtcaaggctaactgatcattagaaaacccttttgtaaaatatgttttagagtgggaggccccggtgcacaactgagcaagaggacaagtacattagtgtctagtttgagaaatagacacctcacaagtcctcaactggcagcttcattaaatagtacacgcaaaacacctgtctcaacgtcaacagtgaagaggtgactctgggatgtgggccttctaggcagagttcctccgTCCAGCTCGTTCTTTTTCccattttaatattttatttttattggccagtctgagatatggctttttctttgcaactctgcctagaaggcctgcatactggagtcgcctcttcactgttgacgttgagacaggtgttttgctatttaatgaagctgccagttctcaaactagacactaatgtacttgtcctcttgctcagttgtgcaccggggcctcccactatttctattctggttagagccagtttgcagtgttctgtgaagggagtagtacaccgtGTTGTACGAGatgttcagtttcttggcaatatctcgcatggaatagccttcgtttctcagaacaagaatagactgatcagtttcagaagaaaggtctttgtttctggccattttgagcctgtaattgaatccACAAATgcagatgctccagatactcaactagtctaaaggccagttctattgcttctttaaatcagaacaacagttttcagctgtgctaacatattttacaaaagggttttctaatgatcagttagccttgaTAAACTTCGATTagctgccattggaacacaggagtgatggttgctgataatgggcctctgtaggcctatgtagatattccattaaaatcagccatttccagctacaatagtaatttacaacattaacaatgtctacactgtatttctgatcaatttgatgttattttaaatggacaaaaaaattgcttatctttcaaaaacaaggaaatgtctaagtgaccccaaacttttgaacggtagtgtaggatATCGCGATATTTAGAGTAGCATATCATAAAAGAGGTGTCCCTCAAATATCGGCAACCCTACATACACGTAACACattctgtatatagtatgtacctCAGTGCATCGATGAGTTCGTAGTATTTCTGGACTTCCATTCTCAGTCCACCAGCCGTGTCCAGGTTATAGGTGGTCTCTCCAGCACTGTGAGAAGTTAAAGTTTGACCAAACAGAACCACAGCCACATACATCTCTGGTaaaatgtagtacactatatagggaacaaggTGTCATTTCAGACAGACTACGTCTTACTTAAGAGACTCAGCCATTCTGATGTACTCTGGAGCTCTCTCGTCCACCTTGTCCATGCACTGCCTCAGCCTCTGGAAGGTAGACAGGAGGATGAATGGTGAATGACAGCAAGCTCACTACACAGTGAACAACAGTGTGTTACCTCATAGAGCTTGACGATGTCAGGCACGTGGTCCTTCTCCTCCAGTTTCTGCTGTCTCCTCATCAAGGTGTCCATGCAGTGGCAGCAGCAACGGATCCTCTCGTCGTCCTTCTCTTCCAGCATGGAGGTGACACTGCTCAGGCTGCTGATGCTGCCTCTCCTGGAGCCCATTCCGCTGACGCTGCCCCCACCGCCCCCTGTTGGAGGGGACTGAGACTGGCCCGGGCTGCCTGGAACACTCAGGGCCTCCCGTGTCCCACTGGTCAGCTTGTCTGGAGAGAAGAGAACTGGTTGGTGAGTCACTAAGCAAGAACAATGCATTAACTAACTAATTCTGAGAAACACTGATGTCACTGTTGATTTTCTGGTTAAATATGGGTGtaatattgctgtgtgtgtgtgtgtgtgtgtgtatatacagtgtactcACAAGCCAAAGGCAGGGGCACAAACTCCATGCACTTCTTACACATGATGGAGCCACAGAGACGGCAGTGGTGTCGTCTGTTCCGGAGGTTGAACTTGTTCCCGCAGTCGGGACAGAACGGGACATCAGAGTCGCTCACCCACGACACAACAGACTTCTCAATCGCTGGAGAGAGGAGCGGATTTTCAGCCGTTCAAATTCACACATGGAGGAGCTGTACTCAATAAGAACAAATGTGGGTCCTGTATAATGTGATAATGAAAAACAAAATATACTGCAATATGGCCCCCTCTCAACTCACCTCTAATCTTGCCTGCATCTATGTTCATCCTGTCAAATGAGGTCAGCTGAAACACAAGACAggatacctgggataggataaagtaatccttctaacccccccttaaaagatttagatgcactattgtaaagtggttgttccactggatattataaggtgaatgcaccaatttgtaagtcgctctggataagagcgtctgctaaatgacttaaatgtaaatgtaaatgtcctgACAGTAAGGGTGTGTAACTGCTACTGTATGTGTCAAACCCACATCGACAAACCAAAGGGGGAAACGACTTGTGATTATTTGTGTGCTCACTTTCTCCAGCCTGATAATTAGCTTGTTGATCTCGATGACGTAGTGGTCGATCCTGGCAGCTCTGTGCTTCTTGAAGAAGTCCAGATGACTTCTGGTGGCTCCtacggaggagaagaggggacaccATCAGACTGTATGGAAGCAGTCTCTAAAACTAGAGACCATAACAATGCAACACTCTTAGTTACAATTCAGGTGAGATGATGCAGTAGCATGCAATGACCAGACCAATAAATATCTTGTTAACTGTGGAATGTTTGAGCAGCAGATGCAAAGCCCTTtaccacaccaccccaccactTTGCTCTTCTCCCAGTTTCCCCAAAAGGCACCCTGACCCAGTCTCACCCAGCTCCTGAGGCTCCCACATGTAGGGGTCCACTCCACCATAGTAGAAGGACTCATAGCTGTCCGTCTCTGGCttgtcctctccatccctcttcagCAGCTTGTCTTTGGCTTTCTTAGCCTTCTGGACTAGACCTGCAGCCAACAGGATGACAGTagtgattacttcaaggaagTGGGCAAGGCTACCCTATGAGACTCACTCTTGGGTCATTATTAGCTGACCTAAATGGAAAGACAAGCATTAACAGACTCACTCTTGAGCTGTCCCCTGACATGCCTGTCATCCCCAGAGTGTTCCTCCTCATAGTGCTCCTGCAGCTGGTAGAATGACTGCAGGTCCTTCAGGCAAAGCGGGCACAGGAAGCCCTCCTTCACCTCCCCTGTGCCCTCGAAGGGGGGCATGTAGCTGGAGGCCATGTTGATGGGGTGGGGTGGGTGCAGGGTGGTAGCAGTGACACCCACGGTGTGCCCCTGTCTCATGCCACGCCCAACTGGGTGTGACGCCCACCCCTCATCTGCGTTATACACCAGGAGAAAGCCTGAGGCAGAAACGGACAGCTTGAAGCAGTAGAGGGGTCAAGGGTTCTGACAATAACATACTGGGGCATATTACGCCGATTCTGTtgtaaaacatttcttaaacggaagcaaatggaacgaaatggggagggacctacctgaatttgtccaatattaACTATCGTTTTAGTTgcactgtttggactaatgattacaccctaggtaAGAAGTCCAGACCGTTGTTTATGGAAGTCATGGTTTACTGAATGACAACCCTAAAATCATCCAGCAAGACTAGTCAGGTGACATGGACATAACGGTCTTTGATCATTGAACGCTTACTACTCACGTAAATCCTATGCATGGCTAAATGTATACCGTGTTAGAAAtaataaagttagctagctaacaacgaGAGCAGTAGGCTGTGTTTACATTGTCAATAGGGAGGGAAATCATTTGAGTAGAACTAgccagtccagacagacagatatataaccagccagctggcTGGCTACTGAACAATTCACACACATAAAGCAAccatggggggaaaaaaactagctAGCGACTAAGTTAGCAAAAGGCTAACGAGATAGCTATAGTTCTGGTTCTGACGTTTCGCCAGTACCAAGCTCACACCGTTTCCAATGACACAAACAATccaaaacagattgatttacttaCAGATCGCAATGTAAGTCTGCTAACGGTGTAGTTTATGTATGAATATTTGACAGCTCGTTGCTAATCTCCAGCTGCAACGCTCTCTCCACGGGTGAAAAGTTAGCAGTCTAGTCCACCGAGCTACAAAAAGACGGTCTCGTCACACACTTAATGTGGTACCGTCAATGGTCTAGTCATGTGATTAGCATACAGCCGAGACGGGGTGTGAGAATGGACAAAAAGCACGTTGAAGCCAAAAGGCACCCTGACCCTAGGTCTGCGACCGTGCTATCCGGGAACAtcgggacgtccctaacccatCGAAGTTTACATTTAAAAAGGTTTAGGTAGGGGTTAGTGTTTAGGGTATGGaggtcccaaggatcccggatttcacttctgtctgtcctgtcttacAATAGGAAGAGAGACATTTATCAGAGGAAGCACATGTTATTGGACAcacacaggggcgaaaatctgatatcaactttggaggggacaattacatgaaattttctcaagagcaattcctgagggggacaccaaaagtagtgctgtaacacatagcctacattgtaatatggtaaatgtatattgaggaaccaaagaaataaggtgtttgccgtactcctaactaccggtacccaaaactacacaacagcaataccattgcctttaacaaatcttagttcagtcaccagtttaagttgagagtgggggtatccatggcattttccaattatgttcctattttacaagtcaaaaaattgtagaacctttcataatgttcccaaacaaagactcaacaaacttacctgagactccctgtctctgccagtctgtccctgcatatctgtccccaactctgctgtctgtgtgccatctgttgcctgctctgcctaatgacatcattgtgaaacatttccattagaatttcatttctttcttatgaacattttatcaactagtctttgagatattaggctacaagggttcttactatgcgttttggtgtactgaaaaatactctgatatccgtcttttatttttctgccatttttctaccgggctggctggctacacacacacacacagtgtgtaggttatttacagtaggagatgggcttctatcatcttatcttttatcattctatttgggcttcgatctaaaaggtagctagcaaatgtgaaacggattaaaatgacaagagttgacagctgtatgagttcaccatttacacaacatatgctgcaaccttttgtaattttaatagtttgtttcatattggctggcttccaacaatagctgaatttgcaaagctagcgagcaccaattccgtttcagtggtgtttgctataatctttgctacccgggttaaataaaggtcaaattaaataaataaaagttcacttgcgacaatttagcttttgcaacgagaccattaaatatatttaagacaatggtagaagagagtgtagttctgttcagtttggatttcagtttatcgctaaccttatcacagggactttgaagcactaacttacatcatctgcatgctgattccatctttgacgacgccacataaatggaataggtactagctagcttaatagttaatatttgcgcgctagctctgcatattcagctagtgtgtgtgcgcgattgactggattaacctcacgccagttacgtgcattgagtgcctttcagacagtagatacgacctctctgttacctagcaagctaaggaactggcagtggatcaaaccattgtgaggcaaagagtgggggggttgcaatcttttgaaacttaaaaacgcgctattaagtgtctataatcagcacaattgctttcattgcgtattattaatattatttaaattacatagttatgtttcagtgatatattgggggggacaaatcatatttttcccaggatgggggggtcatccccccccgtcccccccgggatttccgcccctggacacacacacacacacacacaaacactgagtgGTGAGGATAGATATTCATGGTGgactggaagagaggagggaagagagagaagtgagaatgTCCAGCCTGGAGAAGATCTGTGAGGTCTTCAGCCTAGAGACCTGCCACCCATACTTCAGACTGTTGCTCAGCAGCTACCTCTCGCACAAGGCATGGTGCAGTAGGCCTAAACTGTGTCCAGCCTGGTGAACCAGTGTAGAGTAGGCACCATGCATTACCGTGCATTTGTAACCCTCTTCCCTGTGTCAGTTACCAATGGCCTTCCTGCAGAATGGGGTGAAGATGACCAACGAGTCGCCCACAAGTCTCAACCTTCAACCTTCTGTAGTCCTACTTGTCAGACCCCATCTCAGACCAGGACTTCTTCAATGCCACACAGACAAAGAACTGGTGAGTGTTCGTAACATGGTACACACACTGCCTTTTCATTTTCATTCCGGCTCTGACCAAGGGAGAGTAGTGTAATCAGTCCAGAAATTCCTGCTGTTTATTCACAAAGAGTTGTTTATTTGGATTCAGCAGTTGTGTTCTATTGAGTCCCAAAcaactgaacaacaacaacacatttaTAAAGGCCTATTTACAGGATACAAAAACtcaaatgtaacacaataaaataacaataacgaggctatatacagggcgtaccggtaccgagtcaatgtgcgggggttcagattagtcaaggtaatttgtacatgtaggtagtggtaaagtgactatgcatagttaataaacagcgagtagcggGGGGGGGAATTGATTGTTCAGCTATTTAGGAGCCTTTTAGACTTAGACTTGGCgccccggtaccgcttgccgtgtggtagcagagaaaacagtatgaattgggtgactggagtctttgacaattatttgggccttcctctgacaccgcctagtatataggtcctggatggcaggaagcttggccccagtgatgtactgggccgtacgcactaccctctgtagcaccttacggtcggatgccgagcagttgccataccaggcggggttgcaaccggtcaggatgctctcgatggtgcagctgtagaactttttgagggtgCACACCTTTTGCACATGTACTGCCCTGTCACTGTAGAGAGAACTGGTTGGGGTTAGGTTCCGGGTTTCTGCTGATGTTGTGTTCAGGTTGTGCAAGCCTCCGGTTAAATTGAGGCCAGGTTGTGCTAAGCTTGTGCTCTACAACCTGCCAGTTGTCAGAGGATGATCTGAGGTTGTGGTCTAGAGGCCTCCGGTCTGGTTCTGTTCAGTGGTCAGAAGGAAGGATTGGTGTTCTGGAAGTCCTATCACAGCACCCTCAAAGCCTAGCGCAGTGATGAAGATGTTGATGACGACTGTGAAGAAAACAAATACTGTTGCTGTGTTGTTCATCATGTTCAGCTTTGAGTGTTTCCTCACATCATTCAGATCATgcttcactagagagagagagagtaggagggtTATTCAACATGTTTACCTTCCTGTTTACAGATAgccatatagtgtgtgtgtgtgtgtgtgtgtgtgcgtgcgtgtttatGTGTTAGTATTTCTGAATGAGTGACAGATAGAGTGTATTACTAACCTATAAAGACCAGCAGTAGTCCTACGACAACCTGTAGCGTAATAGACATGGACAGCAGTACTATGAGAGGTTTGTAGAATCTGTACTGTGACCCCATGTATAGAACAGTCTTCAGCTGGGATGAGTTAGCCATGATTAGAGCCACATCAAGCATACTCTGAGCTGCACTCTTCTTAGTGGCATAGTGATTCATGTTAATCCTCCGGTACACCTTTCCAGAGGGGTCAAGACGGTCGAGGTTCGCCTGTCGGTTAGAGGGTAGACCATCAGGCTATGggtcacacatgctcacacacactaaTGCAGTGGATTAAGTACAGGCACTGCCTTTCCTCTACGGCAGAGGGGTGTGTTCTATAACTACACAACACACGGGTGTCCACATCGTCTCACGGAAGTGGGGTTGGGAATTGTCAAGTACGGATAAAGGTAAATACGAGATGTCACAAGTGGGTGCGACACTCCGAAACACAAAGGGCATAGTCAGCTCCTCGTGTAGGCGAGAAATATGGCGAGGAGCCAGACAGTGAAATGATTTCCGTAGTCAAAAGGTTTGATCGCTTCATGTCTCCACTATAGGCTATGAATGCTCTTTAATGAAGCTAATAGACTAGGAGCAGTAAATTATATTGGATTGTAGGTCTGTTATTTTATCAATGACTTGGGGGAATACATTGTGAAGTTTCCATACCAGTAGGAGTTATACagtccccactgggcacagacggcaGTTCAACATCTAATTTTGATTGACCTTTTGTTGTctactaatgtgaattcaacatgaaatcaacaacaaaaaatgcaccatgtcattggatttaggttttAAGGTTAGGTGAAAAAGAGACTAAATACCCTTACGTTGATGATTTTTTtctccaaatcaaatcaattttccacgttgattcaacgtcaccACAttgattgaaatgatgtggaaacacaACCTGGACTcgggggtagacgtaacatagtaaatataAATCCGGGACTACCATTTTTTCCCCCAGTGGGTCAACTTATCTCCTTGTAGCCCAAATCCGAATGTTCAGTCAAAATGTACAACGTCCGATTTAGTTGCTTATGACACAGTTAAAAATGCGCTAGGACCCCGCCACAGCAACCTGAGTCTTGAGGTTAGAATGTTTAACTTACTTCTATGTCGTCTAGTTTGTTGAGAGTGATGTCCTCCCCGTTCGCCCGCGCTTCACTGTCCATGCTGGCCGAGACAACTGCGGTTCCCGATATAACTGACACTGGAAAACTAGTTCAGAATAGTTACATAAGTTACACACGGTTGGCTACCGTGCATCTCGCAAGTAGACTAAAGATCAGCTGTCATCTGCAGTTTGCCGTAGCCTTTCTTGTCACCGGCTTCACGCAGCCAAGCTGAAAATGTTGTATTTCCCAGGGGTGTGAGCTTTGCCTATTCAAAACTACCCCTCCCACTGTCTAATCTTACAAACCCAGTACACTcaatcgctctctctttctctctctctttcggtcttTCTCTTTCttaaacacatacaaacacacatactgtacacacacacacacacacacacacacacacacagctctggagTGGGAGGGGTTTTCCCTCAATGAAGAACATAATACTTGCTCTTCTGGTTTCATTGTCTCAATACGTTCTGACCTTTAGATGGATGACAAACAGGAATGAACAAGATGTGATTTTAGTTATCATTAAACAACATTACCTTCAAGCGTTTAGTGTGGCGTTAGACAAACAAAAGTAGGATATCAAAACAAAACGTTGATCACGTTTgacaagcacgcacgcacacacacacacacgtgcgcatgtACACACATACGGAtggatgtgcgcacacacacacacacacacacacacttccaggtATCCAGTGAGACAGACATGATGAGTGGTGATGAGAGTTGGGCACGGCTGCTCTGTTGGCATTCACTCCTATCACTACAGTagtgaggtggagaggagagttaGTAATGAAGTACTTAAGTACTTTTTTATGTGTTACTTCAGCCATGTCTGTGATAAATGTGATTGGCTATGGGCACATCTGTTGGAGCAGATGTGTATTATGCGTCATCACTGTTGCTTTATGGGGATCGGCTGTCTGATTCAGCTAGTTGGAGTGCTTTTAGAGTAACAACATGAGAAAAAAAGTGTTAGCTCATGGACGGGTTGAGATTGATGTGTGTGCACCAAATATCAGAGGATAGAGTCGAATTTAGTCAAAGAGAATTCAGCAAGCAACAAGCTTTAttaaagacacaaagagagagagagagggagtggaagacagaggggcagagagggagagagggggagagaggggagagagggagaagg
The DNA window shown above is from Salmo salar chromosome ssa13, Ssal_v3.1, whole genome shotgun sequence and carries:
- the si:dkey-93l1.9 gene encoding ninjurin-1 isoform X2; amino-acid sequence: MDSEARANGEDITLNKLDDIEANLDRLDPSGKVYRRINMNHYATKKSAAQSMLDVALIMANSSQLKTVLYMGSQYRFYKPLIVLLSMSITLQVVVGLLLVFIVVINIFITALGFEGAVIGLPEHQSFLLTTEQNQTGGL
- the si:dkey-93l1.9 gene encoding ninjurin-1 isoform X1; amino-acid sequence: MDSEARANGEDITLNKLDDIEANLDRLDPSGKVYRRINMNHYATKKSAAQSMLDVALIMANSSQLKTVLYMGSQYRFYKPLIVLLSMSITLQVVVGLLLVFIVKHDLNDVRKHSKLNMMNNTATVFVFFTVVINIFITALGFEGAVIGLPEHQSFLLTTEQNQTGGL